TCGCTCCTATATCAGCAAAGGTTCCTCTTGTTTCTAAGTTAAGACCTGACTTAATATTATTTCCGTATATCACAAGAGGTGTGTATTCTCTAGAATGATCTGTGGAAGGAGTAAGTGGATCACATCCATGATCTGCAGTTATCATAAGAATATCATCTTTTTGCAATTTCTCTAATATTCTAGGTAAGTTTTGATCCACATAAGTTAATGCTTTTGCATAGCCATCAACATCATTTCGATGTCCATAGAGCATATCAAAATCAACTAAATTCACAAAACATAAACCTTTAAAATCCTTATCCATATATTCTAAAGTTTTTTCAATACCATCCGCATTATCCTTTGTTCTTACAAATTCAGTTATTCCACTTTCTGCAAAGATATCGTTTATTTTACCTACTGCAATAACATCATATAAATTATCTTTTAACAGATTTAACATGGTTTTCTTAGGTGGTTTCACCGAGTAATCATGTCGATTTGATGTACGAGTAAATGGATACTCTCCCGTAAATGGTCGTGCAATAACTCTACCAACATTATAATCACCAGTACATAACTCTCTTGCGATTTCACAGTAACGATATAATTCTTCTACTGGTACAATATCCTCATGAGCTGCAATCTGGAATACACTATCTGCTGAAGTATATACAATAAGTGCACCAGTTTTTACATGCTCTTCACCATAATCTTTAATTACTTCTGTACCTGAATATGGAAGATTACATATTACTTTTCTACCTGTTTTTTCTTCAAACGCTTGAATCAATTCTTCTGGGAACCCATTTGGAAATGTTGGAAGTGGTTTTTCTGAAATGATTCCTGCAATTTCCCAATGACCAATGGTTGTATCTTTTCCTTTGGATGCTTCTTCCATTCTAGCGACA
This portion of the Clostridium sp. Marseille-P299 genome encodes:
- a CDS encoding phosphopentomutase gives rise to the protein MKRVFLIVLDSVGIGEMPDSAQYGDEGSNTIKAASTSSYFSMPNMDKLGLFQIEGIKELGTAKEFEGTVARMEEASKGKDTTIGHWEIAGIISEKPLPTFPNGFPEELIQAFEEKTGRKVICNLPYSGTEVIKDYGEEHVKTGALIVYTSADSVFQIAAHEDIVPVEELYRYCEIARELCTGDYNVGRVIARPFTGEYPFTRTSNRHDYSVKPPKKTMLNLLKDNLYDVIAVGKINDIFAESGITEFVRTKDNADGIEKTLEYMDKDFKGLCFVNLVDFDMLYGHRNDVDGYAKALTYVDQNLPRILEKLQKDDILMITADHGCDPLTPSTDHSREYTPLVIYGNNIKSGLNLETRGTFADIGATILDYFNVKVDIDGTSLLPKILK